agattataaaattataaagttaaataTCTACAATAAatagaattaattttaaaataaaataaaatttttaatttacattggttaatattttttttttgcaaattatAAAAATTCTTTTGAAGAAGTTTTAGAGGCATCACATATGCAACACCCATACGTACATTGACAAAAAAATGTGttttaatgatttttttaaaaaagatatatatttttttatatttctttatatttttaaagttcTAATAAGATattgatgataataataataatgtgagactaaaataaaagtaaaatttacGAATATTTATACAAAAATCATTTAGATTGGGATttccctattattattattattattattatatgtttaattttttttttaaattaaggggacaattgttatgtttttctttgatttttaataaaactttttaatttcaaaaaaaaaaaattcaccatTCGACAGTCATAGAGCGCTCTCTTCAAATCGATTCGCATAAGATAAGCCAAACATCTCTCTCTGACAACCAAGGATGAAAGCCATAGTGATCACCACACCCGGTAGCCCAGAGGTGCTGCAACTACAAGAAGTAGAAGACCCACAAATCAAAGATGATGAGGTCTTGATCAAGGTCGAGGCCACCGCTCTTAACCGGGCTGATACTATCCAAAGGCAGGGCAAGTACCCACCTCCCAGAGGCGCCAGTCCCTACCCGGGTCTTGAATGTTCCGGTACCATCGAAGCCACTGGGAAATTCGTTTCTCGCTGGAAAGTGGGGGATCATGTAATTTCCTAATTTACAAAGAAACCCAATTCATAccaagccttttttttttttttatttgaacatCTCTTTTGAATGTTTAACAGGTGTGTGCTCTTCTTAGTGGAGGAGGCTACGCTGAGAAAGTGGCGGTTCCAGCAGGACACGTTCTTCCCATCCCTTCTGGCATTTCAGTCAAGGAAGCTGCTGCTTTTCCAGAGGTGGTGTGTACTGTTTGTTCGAGTGTTTTTATGACCAGTCGGCTTTCTGCCGGAGAAACGTTTCTGGTAACTACTGAGCTGAGTATTTGATGGGTATCCTGTTATTTGAACTGATACCTATTGGGTTTTCAGGTTCATGGGGGCTCTAGTGGAATAGGTACATTTGCAATTCAGATAGCTAAGGTCCGAGGGGTCAAGGTCTTTGTCACTGCAGGTCTAGCTGCACTTCTTTTGAGTTTGTTTCGTTAGCTGTACAAGCAGAAACATAGCAAAGCTAGTATTCATTTATTATATTTCTTGATGTCCAGGGAGTGAGGATAAATTGGCTGTATGCAAGGAACTTGGAGCTGATGTGTGCATCAACTACAAAACAGAGGATTTCGTTGCTCGAGTCAAGGAAGAAACCGGCGGAAAAGGTAATGTTCTTTGCTCTTTAGGATCTTGAACTTGAAAGATAGAAACTTCATTCTCGTTTATTACTGAATTATTACCTTGAATGGCAGGTGTTGATGTTATTCTGGATTGTATGGGAGCAGCCTACTTTCAGCGGAACCTCGATAGCTTAAATTTTGATGGGCGGCTTCATATCATAGGCTTGATGGGTGGAGCTGTGACAGAATTTAATCTGGGTTCTTTGTTTGCAAAGCGCCTCACAGTGCAAGGTACCATGGAAAGCCCTTCAATTATATTAAATTCTTGCAGTCAATTGTATGAATCTGTCATCTGAGATTGAAGCATTTATTTCTTGAACCTGTAATACTGTTTTTTTCTTGCTGGTGGTTGTATATCAGCGACTGGCTTGCGAATGAGAAGTCCAGAAAACAAAGCAGAAATTGTGAATGAGGTGGAGAAGAATGTTTGGCCTGCTGTTGTTGCAGGGAAGGTGAAGCTTCTGGTCTATAAGCAATTTCCCCTATCTGAGGCAGCAGAGGCCCACCGGCTTATGGAAAGTAGCCAACATATTGGGAAGATCCTTCTTATCCCCTGATGCTATGGAAAGACATGGCTTAGCTATTGCTGTCTGCTATAATGTACTTTGGGAATAAAATGAGACTGATGGGTTATTTTGtatgcagttattaatttgagtgCTTCCAAAATTACAGCTGTTATTGAATAGAAATTATACAAAAATTACATAATGGGTGTTTTTAATGTCACATCATCTCCTTGCAACTTGATATTTGAAGATATTATTAACATTTCATATGATTGCAAGTTTTTTCCTTTTGGACTTTAATCTTCTGATGCTGGATTCAACAGATATGTAAAACCGAAGAAAAAAATGTGACAGGTAAACGAGGGAGAGGGAGATGAACTTTGAAGCATTGAAATGGCGCTCTTAGCCACCAAACATAGGATTTACAATTTTATTTGGGTCACCATAGTCGTGAGTGTAAACTTATTTAGCTTTGTTTGAAGctagaaaagaaaaatatatgCAAGACATCGAGGATAACTGCAAGACCAGAAGAATGGCTGCTTGAGGTCCTTATCTCAGTAGTGTGACAGACTAAACCACAAACCTTGAATCAAGAAGCCATCACAATGATTTTGGAGCAGCCATTGGAATTAGTTGCTGCAAAGAGCTTCAACCACAAAGCTTTTGAGAACTCCAGGACAAGGGTCACCAAGATTGGCTGCTGATACAGGGATTGAACACCCTTCTTGACCAATGCAAACCTGTAATTCCATTTGAACATTTGAAGGTGTCGATAAGTGAAAATGGGAGTGGGGTGGCTATGGATATTGTTAATGAATATCCC
The Hevea brasiliensis isolate MT/VB/25A 57/8 chromosome 18, ASM3005281v1, whole genome shotgun sequence genome window above contains:
- the LOC110670794 gene encoding uncharacterized protein LOC110670794, with amino-acid sequence MKAIVITTPGSPEVLQLQEVEDPQIKDDEVLIKVEATALNRADTIQRQGKYPPPRGASPYPGLECSGTIEATGKFVSRWKVGDHVCALLSGGGYAEKVAVPAGHVLPIPSGISVKEAAAFPEVVCTVCSSVFMTSRLSAGETFLVHGGSSGIGTFAIQIAKVRGVKVFVTAGSEDKLAVCKELGADVCINYKTEDFVARVKEETGGKGVDVILDCMGAAYFQRNLDSLNFDGRLHIIGLMGGAVTEFNLGSLFAKRLTVQATGLRMRSPENKAEIVNEVEKNVWPAVVAGKVKLLVYKQFPLSEAAEAHRLMESSQHIGKILLIP